The window CCTGGAAAgattttaatgtcattttttgcatttttttaatgaaatatctCAAATTATTTCTCGATTATTCTTGATTTTATTgacttttattcctttttctataTTGGACCTCACATATATATGTTGCATTCACTTATTTGTATGAATTTTATGTCATTGCATTTGCTACAAATTTTCTGTTTTAACCATTGATTTACCAAAATCTTATTCCTCATTGGCATACTccaatttttttgcttacaacCAAACTGGTTGCATCCTTCTGATCTTATCAAGTCATGGATGACCTGCAGAACATCAGTACCATGTGGCCAGGTCATATTTTTCCTTCGGACAACTCTCTGCTGAGGTATCTAAATAGCACTGAAGAATACTTGGCGTACTTGTGTGGGCCAAAGCGCAGTCGCTTATCGCTGCCCATGACTTTAGTTTATGCCTTTAtctttttggtgggggtctgtgGCAACATGCTGGTGTGTCTGGTGATCTTGAAGCACCATAACATGAGGACTCCGACAAACTACTACCTGTTCAGTCTGGCAGTTTCAGACCTCCTGGTCCTCCTTCTTGGGATGCCTCTTGAAGTCTATGAGATGTGGAGCAACTACCCTTTCCTTTTTGGTGCTTGGGGCTGTTATTTTAAGACAGTGCTTTTTGAGACTGTGTGTTTTGCCTCCATTCTTAGCGTGACCACGGTCAGTGTGGAAAGATACGTGGCCATCATGCATCCCTTTCGAGCCAAACTCAAGAGCACCCGAAAAAGGGCACTAAGAATACTCATCACTCTTTGGATCTTCTCCATTCTTTTTTCCATTCCCAATACCAGCACACATGGCATCCTACTGCAGTACTTCCCCAATGGAAGTCTTGTTCCTGACTCTGCCACTTGTACAGTGGTTCAACCCTTGTGGATTTACAACTGTATCATCCAAGTCACATCTCTTCTGTTCTATGTGCTGCCAATGGGAATCATCAGTGTCCTTTACTGTCTGATGGGCATTAAAGTAAGTGTGATGTCATCCTACCATTCTTGTACTTATATGTGGCTACAGAATATATATGAATTTCATATAGCACCACTCATGGAGCTCATAAAccatattatatgtgtgtattgtattCCAATGATAGTCAAACGTGAAAAAGGACAATAGTCAATGGCTACCAATGAGTTAATGAGAGATGTTGTCCAGCTAGGGAAACATGACATCATGATAGATAGTAAGCATCACGGTCTCCCAACTGCTGGGCATCAATCACCCATTATTATATTAAGTTGTTTCAATGGAAGGAACGCAGGTGGAAAAGACTTTAGTGCAGCTGGCACAGAGTTTATTGGATACTTGACGTCTTTAACTAAGCAAATTTCTACTTTACCCTTAGAATCTTCATGACAATAAATAATGCATTGTCTACAGATATTGCGGAGTCGGATTTGCCTTTTAACTCTCTGTTGCTTTATTGGGACTCCTAGACTAGAAATTAGATTTGTCATGACTGGTATGTCTCGATTCATGCCACTCCTCCATTCTTGCTATTGAATCCAGTTCTTTGATCACTCAAAGTATTAAGACTCCAAGCAACTATACACTATAAACGCTGCACTGAATAGACATACTTGTAGAGATTGAAGACTCTAGCGCAGCTGGCACAGAGTTTATCGGATATATTAGGTCCATAACTAAGCAAATCCCAACTTCATCCTCAAAGTCTCTTTTTCAATAAATTATGCActctatacagatgtagcagagctggatttGTCTTTTAACTCTTTGTTGCTATATTGGGACTACTAGACTAGAAATGAGATTTGTCATGACTGGTATGTCTTCATTCATGCCACTCCTCCATTCTTGAGTTAACACAATTCATTGAATCTAGTCCTTTGATCACTCAAAGTATTAATACCCCAAGCTACTCTGCACTATAAGAAATGCCCTGGACAGGCATATTTGTAGAAATAGAAGACTTTAGCGCAGCTGGCACAGAGTTTATTGGATTCCTGAGGTCCATAACTAAGCAAATCCCAACTTCATCCTCGGTGTCTCCATTTCAATAAATGATGCATCCTTTGCAGACGTAGCAAAGCTGGATGTGTCTTTTAACTCTTGGTGGCTGTAGTCTATTTATGCAGTAATGTTTAATAAAGTCAACTGAAGACAAGAAATAACATTAAGACTTATCATGACTTACTTGTACGTCTTGAGATTAAGATTTATCATGACCGTCATGTGCGTCTTGATTCATGCCACTCTACCATTCTTGCTTTGGCACACTTCATTGAACCCAGTCTTTTGACCATACAAAGTGTTGCCACCCAACTAGTGACGCATCACTTCTAGCTGTAGCAGGGCTCCATTTATCTTTAAATTCTGTGTAACTATATTGATACTTCAGTAGTAGATAACAATATTAGATAGTAGTAGCTACCATTAGCAATTACCATGACTTGTACATCTGATTCATGCCACTCTCCCATTCTTGTCTTGGCACCATTAATAGAATCCAGTCCTTTCATCTTTGATCCTAAGTATTGCCACCCAGCTAATGATGCCTCAttgagagatgtagcagagctgcatTTGTCTTTTCACTTTTTCTAGTCATATTGTTACTTCAATAGTCTATAAGACTGATTTGCTGGAGACTAAATATAACAGGAAGAATTACCTTGACTTGTATGTCCTGATTCATGCCAGTCATTTCATGCCACTTCATTCTTGCCTTTGCATTGTTATTTCTATTCAGTCCTTTGATCTTTTGAAGTATTGTCACCTTGctactaagccagtgtttcccaaccagggtgcctccagatgttgaaaaactacaactcccagcatgctgggagctttatttttgccacagctggaggcaccctagttggaaaacacagCACTCTATGTAATGCAATGGATTTGCATGTACAGCTCTATAAAACCACTAAAAAATGCAAAGTAACATCATGAGCTAataacaaactcagctctgctacatctggatCATTGTCGATATGTATACAGCACTTTCAGGAGTATACAGCCGTCTTATCTAAATCCTCCTCCTTGTGTAACCTCCTGTTGAGCGAGGTGGAAGATGGAAACATTGTGTATTATATAACAGAATCCATTCAGCTAATATTCCCTAACAATATAAAACATATCTAAATTAGAGTTTTCTGCCTTCTGAACACTGCAATATCTCTAGACAATCATTTATGGTGTTAATTGAATTCAATACCTATCGGACGTAATAAGCATATTATCCTACGGTACAACGGAGCAAGTGGGAAATATTGATAAACCAAAGGAAATGGGTTGATGCTTCTAGCGGCACGGAAGGCTTTGGCTACTCACACTGTTAAAGGGAACTATTAATAGCCACTCACGCAAATAGATTTTTCATAATCCATCCACCGGTGCCTCCCGATCactatataacctacacatttTATAACCCAGTCTCCAGTCGCCTATTAGACTTGGCTGTAGGAGgcaataaatagaaataaaagagCTGtacgagatttaaaaaaaaaaaaaaaataaaaaaaaaaaaacagcgctgCTCATGTGCGTTGgtggtatgtggtattgcagctaagtTGCCTCTTGATTGTGATTGAGCTGCAAAACTAGAAATAGCCTTTGGACTAGGATGGTGCTGTttgttgaaaaaaagaaaaaaaaagcatccaTATTTCTCTATTCTTACACAACTCCTTTATATTGTAATATGATATAGTGTATTATTTACAGTAATATTGTGGTATTACATTatatacttcaatggaactgagctgcaattccacacacaacctaaggacaagtgtggtgctgtttttttttttttaaagaaatcagatCTGTTTTTCAATGCCTGGATAAGCCCATTGTGGTAGGGTTACACTGAACACATCCACAGTGTGTTTCACGCTGCAGATGCGCAGATGGCAGTCACAAAAGTTAGCTCCCTGCTGATGCTGCGGCGGATTTCCTGCTGCGCATGTGCTACAAGCAGGCacagcgggaaatccgccgctaccagctaCACAGGGCTActcagctgcagcagggagctcacttttGTGACTGCCGttggcacatccacaacatgaaaTAAAGCCCTTTCTTGTATGTCATACTAAAAATGACCAGTGAAAACAGTACCATCATCAGTGCACATAAAGCTTAGGCATTCGGTGCCTCCACTGAAGCTATACTAATTCCCAGTATGATCTGGATTATTTCCcaatatacagatgtagcagagctgagttggtcAACTTTTGATAACGCAGAGGTGTTTTCAACCTATTTAGATACCTGGGGCATTGATGGAGGGAGAGAATACAGATGCAATGAAAAGTGGTGTTCATTGCTGCCAAGAAACTCCCGGCATGGGCCACATGCCAGCAATGCTCCAGTCACAAAGTTTTTGGTGGTTCTCCAGAAAACTGCTGGCTATTATTGTCTCTGTGCCTTCAGCTCCACTACATATGTAAATGATTTATAATGGTCTATTAATCCCCTAAATATTACATTTTGTCCAATAGAAATGAGTACACAGGTATTGGGGTAATGTTATTAATCGGTGTCACTGCTTGGTGCATGCTTTGCATATTTAGGGACTGTTTTGCAGTTGCCATTCATCTCTGTCACCTTCTCTATCCTCCTGGTCTTTTAAGTAGTTAACCTTTATAACTATGTTTCCTATCATGAACCGTATCAAGGCTGTATGAAGGTAAAGAAAAACTTACAGTGCCTTCTATGGGGCCAATGTGGTGGGATTGTGGTCCATTTCCCTATGGGTCGTGCGAACCTGATTAGGATTCATAGTTTACGTATATATTGGTAAAGTTATGTGGTCAGCCATGGTCTTTAGCTACAAACATTTGCTCCCAGTCAATGAAGTCTCAGCACTATAAGTGATCACATGATGTCACCAAGCTATGTGACACCGGCTCCATAGGAAACCTGTCAGAAACTTGTACATTGGTGATGCAGAGATGTTGCCGGCTAACAATGCAAAAGCATTGGTCCCCATCAGTCCCATGGCCACAGGTGTATAAAATACAGCCCCTAGCAATGTAGCCACCTTTACAGACAATGGGTCAATCAAAAGAGCTCAATGAATTCCAGCAAGGTCCTGTAGTAGGATGTCACCGctgaaaggctatgttcacatgacagaatttttgtgtgaaaattctgcattggaattacgcacagagattccgcagcagcagagtcctattgatttcaatgggatgctgctgcactgtgcccatagcagaatttctgcgccggaaatatctggcacggaaattccaagtTCAGTgtacgcagaaagaatggacatgtccattctttctgcggactctaaTGAAATGCattattgccgtctatgagatggcgcattcccgaGCGGTCCTAGCTCTAGCGGAGATTTTCGTGCTGACATTCTGACATATGAACACAGCCTAACAAATCAGTTCCTGAAATGTCTTTCCTTCTAGATCTTCCACCATCAGCTGTGAGCAGTATTATTGAGAAGTGGAAATATTTAGGAGCTACAGCAAATCAGCCATGAAGTCGAGACCATGTAAAGTCACAGAGAGGGGTCACCTAGGGCTGAGGCACATATTGAGTTAAAGTCGCCAACGCTCCGATGACTAGATAACTGCAGAGCTCCGAGCCTAATCTGGCATGAAAATCAGCACAAAAACTGCCTGGAGCTTTATGGCATGGATTTCTAAGGTCGAGCAGCTGCATGCAAACCTAGCACCCCCCCTTACCCGGATTCTGGAGAAGTGGATGAAGTGTTCTGTGAAGAAATGAATCATACTTCTCTATCTGGTGTCTGATGAATGAGTCTGGGTTTGGTAAATGCCAGAAAAGTGTTACCTGTCTGACTATGTTGTGCCAGTTGAAGGAGGGATAATGCTATGGGGTTGTTTTTCAGGAGTCCGTGGTTCCAGCCAcgaaaaatcataatgctttagcAACCCTCCACAATGTAAACAAATTGTAGCTTTCTACTTTGTGGGAATAGTTTTAGTTTGACCTTTGTCTGTTCCAGAATGATTCTGCCCCAGTGCACAAGATCTAAAGATTCATAAAGGCATGGTTGGGGGTATATGGCCCACACAGAGTCTTGACCTCAACCCTCTCCAACATATTTTAGGTGAACTAGATTGTGAGCCAGGCCCTCTCATCCAATATCAATGTCCGACCTCACAAATGCTCTTCTGGATGAAAAGGCATAAATTCCTACAGACACCTCCAGAAGCTTGAAGAAAGTCTTCCCAGATGAGAGAAAGCTGAGGGGGACCAACTTCATATTAAAAGGGTTGTCCGGTGAAATTTTGTAATTTACTATTGGCTCCAGCTTgcctacaaaaataacaaaagcTTTTCCTTCCTCCACTCCCTCACAGCTACGATATTTAGGCCCCTTGTCCAAGGTCCAGGTCTCTGCTTTCCTCCAAGCTACAGAGCATTTATTGTCTACAGCCAGGGAACTGATAGTGTGCTGGCTGTAGATGCTATGATAGCCGAGGTGAGACAGCTCTGCGGTCAGTGATTGGTGGAGAGgcactgtgatgtcacgtctACAGCTCTGGCAGGATCTGGCGAAGCAGATGAGTCGGCTGAGACTGGCCGGGGATGGGGCATCCTGATGCCGGAGCTACGAGGGAGCGGAGCAAagtcttcatttttatttttaggcaGGATGAGGACAATAGCAAATACCAAAATTCCACTGGCCAAACCTGTTAACGTATATGGGTTAAGAATGGGTTGTCCTAAAAGCTTCTGTAGGTGTAATGGATAGGTGTCACAACATTTTTTTCCATATAGTATATATGCTTGACTATGTATCCAAGATACCAATCCCTCAGATGATTGCTTATGAAACTATTATATTCACAAATacattagggggagatttatctcccCATagtttttaaattctcactgACCTTTTTCCACCACTTGGAGCCATTTGGTTCACAGCTTTTCACAGCTTTTATAAAATAGGAGCTGCACATAGTGATGAAAACAGGCATGTGATATTTTCCTAGTATGTGTGTGGAAGAATAAAGGAATAgtagttctatacagtatattattCAGTGTATTATGGAAATGATCCAATTTTGTATGCCAATGGTTTCTAATAGCACACATTCGGCCATAGCTCATGCCAATAGACTTCACCATCTACCGTACACTGGAGGATGAAGGttaattacattttgtttccccaAGGACATTTTACTTCTCAATTTCTTATTCATctcgtgttaggacaaggcaaatatTTGTTTGTTAAATATAGTTAATATCTAATATGGGTGAGTGATTTCCTATTCAGTACAATATAGACAGtaaagcttaaaggagtactccacccctagacagcttatcccctatccaaatgtctgattgcagggggtccgggagctgggaccctctgcgatcttCGGGCCAGCACAGCAGaattctgaacatggaagcttggagcttccttgtttgtgacgtcacaccacaccccctccatttatttctatgggagggggcgtggcagcaagtacatagccatcataccttctcccatagacatgaatggagggggcgtgaaggctgtgGCTGTCTGTCACCAGGCACAGAggggagtttgctctgtgcactggatgattGGAGTGCCGCGccggggtcccagcagctggaccgccgcgatcaaacatctaatcccctattctttggataggggataagatgtttgggacagagtacccctttaaggctatgtttacacacggGCCAGATCTGCACGGAAATTTTCCGTGCGGACGTTCCCCCGACAGCGGAGCACCAGCAGAACATGTCGGCACTAGGACCTTTTAAAATGCACAATCtcctagacagcaatgcatttttgtGTGGACTCCACAGAAAAAATAGacacgtctattctttctgcggactatgtgcagtgcagcagaatcccattgattcaACAGGACTCTACTGCTGCGGAATCCCCGTGTGGAATTctaatgcagaattctgcatcaGAAAATccttcatgtgaacatagcctaagagtcaCAGGAGACACATTCAACATTATGTAACTTTCCCCCCTCATAGGATAGTCACCTGGCTTTATTACGTCATAGCAAATACTCAAATTTCTGTTGTGATACAAAACAATGGTGAACAGGTTGAAGACCTAGGCCCtcaggccattaaaggggtactctactgtaaaacattttttttttaaataaactaatgccagaaagttaaacagattcttaaattacttttaaattaaaaaaatcttaatccatccagtacttataagattatgtatgctccacaggaagttcttttctttttgaatttcctttctgtctgaccacagtgctctctgctgacacctctgtccatgtcaggaactgtccagagtaggagcaaatcatcatagcaaacctatccggctctggacagttcctgacatggaaggtgtcagcagagagcactgtggtcagacagaaaggaaattcaaaaagaaaagaacttcctgtggagcatacagcagctaataagtaatggaaggattaagatttttttaattgaagtgatttacaaatctttttaactctgTGTcattagttgattaaaaaaaatatatgatttcCAGTGGAGTGGAGTGGGCTAGGTACTTGAGTCTACTCCATACCCGACGGCTTTCAGCTGCTTTCGGCTAATACCGCTTTTGGCTATTTTGGCtcttcagatgctggctggttaGATGTGTCATTCGTGGTTCAGGTATCGGCCTCTTTGCCTGCCATGACAGATCTTCTCTTACAGGCTCCCATAGACAagctgtgtaatgtatacatttgTACTCTATGGGGTAGATAATAGAAGGATTTTGTGCCCTCTTTTTACACTTTGCACCAAATTTGTTTGAAAAGTAGTGCAAGCTGTTTACATCAAATTGTGAAATATATgacgttaattttttttttcttttgctcacCAATCTTGGAAAAAAAGGGGGCAGTCTATGTTTGTGCGTATTATGCACCGTATTCTTAAAGCTGATTTGTCACTTTTTTAGCGCACAAAGATGTCCCATTTTATTCCACAGCACAAGTGGTGTATCACTGTAAAAAACAATGCAATTTAACCATGATTTGTGTAACCTAACAATCCCGATGGAAAGCTCAGCAGAATTGCATTGCTTGTATGTGATTTAtagaaaatagcaaaaaaaaatgcgctaattaaaggggtattccaggaaaaaacgttatatatatatatatatatatatatatatatatatatatatatatcaactggcagcagaaagttaaacagatttgtaaattacttctattaaaaagtcttagggggggggtatttatcaattttgcctgttgacagtttcttttcacccttttttttttcactttggttttcgtggacatgcaccaaatttatcatttggtgcggTGCAAgttgttgaaatcagctgttcacggcaccttttacacagaacttaccgccacaaaGGACAGCATATTTTactctgtagagcagccatttcggagtccctcctgcagtataagcaagcgagtccctcctgcagtataagcaagcgacatgagttattttcttatgtggggtttatagccaccatgtgaaatggattttattttcaacttgggtattttttattttttttgttactttagtgcagtggtcttcaacctgcggacctccagatgttgcaaaactacaattcccagcatgctcggacagccgttggctgtccgggcatgctgggagttgtagatttgcaacatctggaggaccgcaggttggagaccactgcttttagTGCTTACTTTTCCTGAACctatgtggccatgtccaatgctggctcaacggagggtgaaggttcctcagagacaactatgtcgcaggatagtattgagcagccctggaggcgtcgctgctttcaccaaaaaaaaaaatgttaatgtattttgacacctttacattttctgacattgctaagtatgttttccatgtgcaaaatttcttggcggtgattcgCGCCataaaaacgggatttgcgccaaaattgcgccaaagatcgattggcgcaaatgatgaattactgactaaagttaaaatcacacacaggaccgtgtgattttgagaaagttgtaaaaatgacagtggagaagatgcgccaaactttggcgcaaaaagacactgcgccaaagcattgcgccaaagttacttgaaaataaacacataaatcctttgataaatacccccttaatccttccaataattatcagctgctgaagttgtcttgttcttttctgtctggccatagtgctcatagtgctgacatctctgcttgtcttgggaactgcacagagtagaagaggtttgctatggggatttgcttctactttggacagttcccgagacaggtgtcatcagggagcacttagacagaaaagaacaactcaacttcagcagctaaaaagtactgaaaggattaagatttttcaatagcagtaatttacaaatctgtttaactttctggagccagttgaaatataaatttttttttttttttactggataacccctttaaacgccacgtgtgaacacagcctgacagcttacatttttatttttaggatcgtttctatgtgtaaaaaaaattaacacctGTAAAGATGTTCTgctgcagtgtttcccacccagggtgcctccagctgttgcaaaactacaactctcagcatgctcggacagccgttggctgtccgagcatgctgggagttgtagttttgcaacagctaggggctgactgattgggaaacactgtttcacTGCCTGAAATAAACAGCTGTGTCCCATCAGTCAGAAATAGCTCTCGCAGAAGCCCAGAACGGGTGAAATTACGCCTTTCAGACCGTACCGCTCTTAATAGGCTGAGGTCATTTGGTGAATGGTGATTGCGTAGCCGTCATTTTGCAAGCGTTAATGGGTACACTGGCAGCCTCTGGGGCCGTGAACCTGTTGTCTCTCACAAAAAGCAGGAATTAACTACTTGTTTACATGAATCTATAGCCCTATGCCATGTAATTGcgtccattttttatttaatttattctctgtaccctgaggaataTTTTTCCCGATTCTGCTCTCTGACACGTGTCATCTCTAAGTATCTCTGACATA is drawn from Hyla sarda isolate aHylSar1 chromosome 4, aHylSar1.hap1, whole genome shotgun sequence and contains these coding sequences:
- the NMUR2 gene encoding neuromedin-U receptor 2 — protein: MDDLQNISTMWPGHIFPSDNSLLRYLNSTEEYLAYLCGPKRSRLSLPMTLVYAFIFLVGVCGNMLVCLVILKHHNMRTPTNYYLFSLAVSDLLVLLLGMPLEVYEMWSNYPFLFGAWGCYFKTVLFETVCFASILSVTTVSVERYVAIMHPFRAKLKSTRKRALRILITLWIFSILFSIPNTSTHGILLQYFPNGSLVPDSATCTVVQPLWIYNCIIQVTSLLFYVLPMGIISVLYCLMGIKLRGDHSLENDKMSVNIQRPSRKSVTKMLFVLVMVFGICWAPFHVDRLFFSFVLDWTESLANVFNLIHVVSGVFFYLSSAVNPLIYNLLSRRFRSAFKNFLPPLFKHWTPKLPVPVLVPQKSTLILVNRVRKDSAEEGSPSFPHRTSVCSSHLSTVL